In Paenibacillus stellifer, the DNA window CGTGTTGACAGTTCTGCGGAACGAGAGTATATTAAACAATGAATTAAACAATGTTTAAATCGATGCTTAAATTGGCATTACTAAGGAGGAGAACATGAAATAGTATGGCTAAGGGAGAAGAATCGGCGGCGTCTGGCGACAAAGCAACGAAACAGCAAATTCTAGACGCCACGATCGCATTGATCCGCGAGGAAGGAATTGCGAACCTGACAATGCGGCGGATCGCCGCCAAAGCGGGCAGCAATCTGGCGCTGGTCAATTACCACTACCACTCCAAGGATAATCTGTTGGAAGAAGCTACGCGCATGCTGATTTCCGGTTTCGACGACGCATTTGGCGCGCTGGAGGACGAGAGCCTGCCGCCAAGAGAGCGGCTGCTGCGTTTTTTCAAGGCCTATGTCGGCTATCTTCGTCAGTATCCGGGACTAGCGAAGCAGATGGTGGACCAGAGCGGAAACATCCTGCGTTCCATTCATAAGTATTCCCAATACAGCAAGACGATAAAGAGAAAAAAAATGCTGGAGACACTAAGCGGCATCAGTGGCGTGACCGACGAGAAGCGGCTGCAGCTGATGATGGTACAGCTCCAGGGAGCTGTGCTGATTCCGATTGTCATGTACCCCTGCGGAAGAGACGAGGAGGCGGAAGTGGAGTCACCGTTCCAGAATCTCCCGTCGGTCGACGAACAGATTGAGAATCTGTTTGACCATTATTTTTACCGGTATGACCGGGGTGCCTCGCAGCATCAATAATTAAGTAGTGGAGATGAAAAAATGAAACCTACTGTACAAGGCGCCGCGGCCGCCGAAGAAAGCTTTTCGCTGAAAGCCATTATTCCGCCGCTGCTGGCGATTATCGTCGGCATGATTATGGTTATTCTGGACAGCACTGTTGTCAATGTGGCTATCCCCGCTCTGGTGGATTACTTCGATACGAGCCTCAAAACCGTTCAATGGACGATTACAGGATATACGCTTGCTCTGTCTGCTGTTATACCTCTGGCTGGCTGGATGAGCGACCGCTTCGGCGCCCGGCGGGTGTTCCTGGGCACGATCATTATGTTCGTCATCGGCTCTGTACTATGTTCCGTCTCTCAGAGCTCGACGCAGCTGATTGTCTTCCGGATCATTCAGGGTCTTGGCGGGGGGATGGTCGCCCCGATCGGTATGGCGATGGTATTCCGGCTGGCACCGCCCGAGCGCAGAGGCTCGATTATGGGCATGCTCGGAATTCCGATGCTGCTGGCGCCAGCGCTGGGGCCGGTGCTGTCGGGCTGGCTGATCGAGTATGCAAGCTGGCACTGGATCTTCCTGATCAATCTGCCGATCGGCATTCTGGCCGTCGTGCTGGGCTTCAAATATTTGCCGATTACCGAGCGGCATGAGACGCCGCATCTGGATTTGCTGGGCATGATCCTCGCTCCGATCGCGTTTGCGATGCTGGCTTACGGCGTCAACGAAGGGGGCACGGATGGCTGGTCAACGACAGCCGCCATCACGGGCCTTGTCGTCGGCGGGGTAGCGCTGCTGCTCTTTATCGTGGTGGAACTGATGCAGAAAAATCCGCTGCTGGAGCTGCGCGTCTTCGGCTCCTCGCATTTCACCAGAGGCATTCTGCTGGCCTGGATTACACAGGCTGCCCTGTTCGGCTCCATGCTGTTCGTGCCGCTGTATTTGCAGCAGGTGCGCAGCTATACGCCGCTTGAGACCGGACTTATCCTTCTGCCGCAGGCGCTGGCTTCGGGAATCGGGATGCCGCTTGGCGGCAGATTGTTTGACAAGATCGGTGCCCGGCCGCTGGCTTTTGTCGGGTTGATCATCATTTCTGGAGGACTGTTCCTGCTGTCGGGAATTACGGTCGATACCAGTCTGCCGCATATTATGCTGTGTCTGGGCATGATGGGGCTCGGAATGGGCCTGACGATGATGCCGGTTAACACCCATGTGTTGAACTCGGCTCCACGCCATCTGGTCGGTCGCGTTACACCGCTGACGACGGCGGCGCAGCAAGTGGTAGTCTCGTTCGCCGTTGCGGGGATGACTGGCTATCTGACTTCGCGGATTACCGCGCATATGGCGGAGGCTGGCAAGGGCGGCAACCCTCTGGCTGCTGCATCGCAGGGCTTCGACGATGTGTTCTTCTTCACGGCCTGCATCGCCGTGGCCGGCGTTCTGTTCAGCCTGTTCCTGCGCAAGCCCGCCTCTGACGGCGGGAACTCCGGGAAGAAAGCCGCTCCTGCTCCCGAAGCTGCTTCGATGATCGGACATTAATTGCACGAAGAGCATGTGTACGAAAAATGCCATGCAACTGGCTGCCGAGAATTCTCGGCAGCTTTTTTGTGCCTGTGAGTGCGGTATTGGAGCATAACAACAATCGGAAGCCAACAATCGTAAGCCAACAATCGTAAGCAACAGCAGATGCCTTCCCGAACCGGTAATCCGGTCTCGCGGGAAGGCATCTAACCTACACCTCAAGCTTGCAAGCACTGCCAGCACGGACAGGCTTCAAGAGTCCAGCATGTTGCGGTATTCCTGAGGGGTCATGCCGTAATGCTTCTTGAAGAGCTGGATGAAATAGCTGGGCTTCTGGTAGCTGAGCTGGACGGAGATTTCGTAGATTTTGTTCGGAGACTCCGCCAGCAGCTCCTTCGCGATCTCCATCCGCACCTGCAGGATGTACTCGCTGATGCCCTCGCCGGTCTCCAGTTTGTACACCTTGGAGAGATAGGAGGGATTCAGAAAGACATGGGCTGAGATGCTCTGAAGCGACACCGTGCCCGGATTGAGGGCGATATACTCCTGAACCTTGCGGATGATGGACGAGCGCGAATCTTTCTCCACCATACTGACGGACCGGCGGTATGCGGCGATGACCCGCTCCGTCCAGGATCGGAGCTCCTCCACGTCGCTGCCGGCGGGGCGGCCCTGTGCCAGTGCGTAGAAGTCTTCGGGCAGGGTGTCGGCCAGCCACTTCTTGGTCCGGTGAATGAGCGATACGATGGATGAAGCGATATTCAAATAGGTCTCCAGAATATGCTCTTGCGAGTCCCGCCAATGTTCCTTCAGCTCGCGGAAAATCGCATCCGCCTTGTCCTCGGCGGCTTCCCACTGGCCCATTTCCAGTAATGATCCCAGCGTCGGCGCCCGGTACAGCTCGCCGAGACTTCCCATCTCGCCGCGTTCCGGCTCCTTCGCCAGCGACATGAACAGCTCGGCGTCGCGGCCGATGAACTGGCGAAAACCGGCTACCGACGATTGGTAGAGGGAGGATCATCTACGGCCAATCGCCGATCGACGACTTCGACAAGATGGTCGAGAACTGGAAGAAATCCGGCGGCGACCAGATTACGAAGGAAGTCAACGAATGGTATCAATCGGCTTCGGGCAAATAACTTCCTGATCCGACCCTCCATATCCGGTACATGTGAAAAAGGAACGCTGCATCTATATTTGCGGCGTTCCTGTTCGTGTAATATTCAACCGAAATGATGCGTATCATATAAATTAGTATAGACGGATGTGATTGCCAAAGTGGTATTATTGCTAATAAAAATAGCAAATTCCAAGGAGGAGAAATCATGTCCGATTCACAATCGTCCCAGAAACTGGAGGGACAGCTGTTTGATGATGTTGTTAAAGGGCGCCGGTCCGTACGCAATTATGACCCTCACTCCAAGGTTTCGCGGGAAGTGCTGACCGAAATATTGCAGCAAGCCGCGCTGGCACCTTCGGCTGCCAACCTGCAGCCTTGGCGCTTTCTCGTTATAGACTCGCCGGAGCTCAAACAAAAGCTGCTTCCGATTGCGTTCAATCAACAGCAGGTGGTTGAAGCATCGGCAGTCATCGCTGTTCTTGGGGACCTGGAAAGCGTCAGCATGGCCGGGAAGATTTACGGTCAAGCGGTTGAAGCGGGGTATATGTCTGAGGATACGGCTAAATCCTTCACCGAGCGCTATACCGCGATGTATTCCAACATGTCCTCACAAGACATCCGTCAAATTGTCATTAATGACTGCGGGATGGCATCGATGCAGTTCATGCTAGCCGCCCGCGCCAAAGGCTACGATACGGTTCCGATGGGAGGGTATGACAAGGCGGGATTCGTGGAGGCTTTTCACATTCCTGACCGGTACATTCCCGTTATATTGATTGCATTCGGCAAGGCTGCAAATCCTGGTCATCCAACTGTGAGGCTGCAGATCGAAGAGATAGTGTTCTTTAACGAAATCCTTAAGTCATAAGAAATGATAGTATAATGGATAGGTTCCGGGATAGGGTGAACATTATGAGAAAAAAGTGTTGCATTCTATCTCGGAACTCTGTATAATATTTTCTTGTGAGTGACTTGTTAAACTCTATTAAAAAAACTACGGGGCCTTAGCTCAGCTGGGAGAGCGCATCGCTGGCAGCGATGAGGTCAGGGGTTCGATCCCCCTAGGCTCCACCATATTATGGACTCTTAGCTCAGTTGGTAGAGCATTCGACTCTTAATCGACAGGTCCAGGGTTCGAGCCCCTGAGAGTCCATCACAGAAGAAACGGCAGAGATGCCGTTTTTTTGTTTTGAAGCGGTTGTCCTTTTTTCCTGTTCTCACTAGTAGCGGGTGCGGGGCGATCTGGCTCTTTTTGCGATTACAGATCGGACTAGAGGCCGGGCGAATTGCCGCTATTGGCGGGTATTTGGCCCAAAAAAGGCTTATGCAACCTATGGTTGACAGTTTGCAAGTCCGGATTGGTGTTCATGAGCAGCACGTTATCCTATGATTAGCGTGAGGTGATGACGATGGAGTTTGCGGAGAAATTGCAAAGCTACAGGAAACAAAGGGGCATGTCTCAGGAGAACCTGGCTGAAGTCGTGGGAGTATCGCGGCAAGCCGTCTCGAAGTGGGAATCGGGCCAGTCCTATCCTGAGATGGACACATCTGGTCAAGGGTGCGCCGGGCAGCTCCGGTGGAGATGGGATCGAGCAAGGGGTCAAACACACGATCGAGCATACACCGGGCCCATCTGCTATGGATTTGAAGTCTCTGTTTCATTATGAGTACAAGAGCAAGAGAACCTGCTATGGCATTCCGCTCGTTCATATCCATTTCGGACGGGGACCTTATGTTGCCAAAGGGATTATTGCGATCGGCAATATAGCGGTTGGTGTTTTATCCATTGGAATTATCGCATTGGGAGGCTTATGCCTGGGCGCGCTTACCTTGGGACTTATCAGCTTTGCAGGGCTGGCTCTGGGATTGCTGCTGGCCGTTGGGGGCGTCGCAGTTGGCAGCTTGAGCATAGGCGGGCTGGCATTGGGAATTGTGGCGATTGGCGGCTTTGCGGCCGGACTGTTCTCTTTTGGCGGCTTCGCCGTTGCCTCGCATATTGCAATCGGCGGTTACGCAAGCGGGCATATTGCCATTGGCGATACAGCAAAGGGGGCATATACCCTAGCTATTCAAGATAATGATTTCAGCAGCATCAAGGCGGAGCAGGTTAGAGAGTTGATCAATCAAGAGTACCCGAACTTGTGGAAGCCGTTTGCGGACAGGATTGTTTCGTTTTTTGATTAGGGTCGCTTCATTAGATAACGCAGTAGATACTGTTTTTTCGCTGCTAATAAGGTGATTTGACTTTTTATTTGGATTCAAACATGGTATAGTTTGGGTAGAAAAGACGTACAATGCGAAGAGAGCGGTGCTTCAACACGACTCCCTGAGCAATAGCCGCTTTTAAGGGCGGCGGCTTTAGGTATTACGGGCAGAAATAGACCGCATCCTTTGGCGAGGGCGGTCTATTTCTTTTTGAGGTAATTCAGCAATGCAATAATGAACATGCCGAACATGAAGATCAAAGACAACGCTTGATACACCTCCATTGGCCTCACCCCCCTCGGGGAGATTAGCCGACCGCCCTTGCAAGCCTTCGATTGCTATACCAGTATAGCATAATATGGTAAGTCTATGGGAACAAAAGTTCTCTTTAATTATAGGATTTATAGTACAAATAAGTGAAAAACGTGATCCGCCCTGGAAATTTTTCCAGGGTATCTCTAGCGAAGCTGAGGTATTAGAAGACAAGGCTGGGTGAGCGGTCGCTGTCATATCTCCTTGGTACTTATGATGGAGACAAGGCTGAAAGAGAACATATAGAAATAGACCGATTTCCAAGGAATCGGTCTATTTCTGCAGCTTCATGGCAGGCTGGAGCGAATTGCTTGTGAGCGTAGTAACAGTGACCTGCCGCTTCAACCTAAATCGTCGCCGCGATCTTCTCGATCGAGGCTTTATAAATGGCCTGTATTGACGCGGATAACTTTGCATCGAATTCTTCATTGCTCTGCTGGTCGGTCAAATCCTGAGACAGAGCGCGGGAGAAGCTGGCGATAAGTCCGCGATTCCGGGCCAGTCTGTCGTTGGCTTCACTCTGCGAATAGCCGCCGGACAGCGCCACGACGCGCGCCACATGGGGATCATCGATGAGATCGTGGTAGAAGTCATCCTCCGATGGGATGGAGAGCTTCAGCATGACGATGACATTCGAAGGAAGGGAGGCGAGCTGGGCAGCAATCTCCTTTTTGAGAAGGCGCTCCGACTCGGCCCTGTTCGCACTATGGATATCGACCTCCGGCTCGATAATGGGAACAAGCCCCGCAGCAAAGATCTTCTTGCCGAGCTCGAACTGCTGCTGAACGACTTCGCGGATTCCTTCGGGATTCGGTTCTTTGATAACTGACCGCATTTTCGTTCCAAAGATATGCCGGTCAACCGCTCTACGGAGCAGGCCGTCCAAGTCGGGCATGGGCTTCATGAGCTGAACGCCGTTGCCTGGCTCGGCAAGTCCTTTATCGACCTTAAGGAAAGGCACGATGTTCTTCACCTTCCAGAGGTAGTCTGCAGTCAGCATGCCGTCGATGGTCCGATCCATTGTATTCTCGAACAGGATGGCGCCGAGAATGTACTTCGAATCGAACGCCGGGCTTTTAATAATCCGGGTTCTCATCTCATGAACAAGTTCGAACATCTCCTCGTCATTATGGTACCGGTCTTCCTGAATGCCATATTGCAGCAGCGCCTTCGGCGTGCTCCCGCCGCTCTGGTCCAGCGCAGCAATAAATCCTTTGCCATTCCGCACCCGTTCCAGTTGTTCCTTATCCATACAGACTCTCCTCTCGCGTACGGCCGGTCAACCCGGCTTCTTGAAAAACCTGCTATATATCTTTACACATTTGTCCGTTTTTTAAGCAGGATTTGGCCGTATCCGGGAGATCAATAAAGGTCTCCAAAAAGAAATTCATACTGAGGGTTGACGAACTTCTTCTCCTTATGATATATTATAAAAGTTCTGAAAAACGGACTCTTAGCTCAGCTGGTAGAGCATTCGACTCTTAATCGACAGGTCCAGGGTTCGAGCCCCTGAGAGTCCATAACTGCAACAACATGAACAAGAACGGCATCGTCGCCGTTCTTGTTTTTTTGTTTTTGAGCTTCAGCCCGCTGAGTATGATTCACTTCGTACGATTCAATTACCCTTTTGCAGAACCGCTCGTGATTCCTTCCACATAATACTGCTGCAATTTCCTGAACAGTAACGAAATTGGTATGGCGATCAGGACACAGCCAGCCGCGAAAATCGAATACAAGCCAATGGCGGCAAAGATAAAATCCATCCAGGGAGCAATAAAGGACATTAACACGGTATAGACAATAATCGGTTTGGACAGTGGCAAAGTAATCCGGGAAACATATTAAGGACCAAAGCCGTTTTTAAAATATTCTTGCGAAACTTAAATCTTAACCGGGATAAAGCATGACGGATACAAATAAGGTGTTCAGAAACCAGGTGAAGAACGGATAATTATCATTGGTGAACAGATTTCGATAATTATCAAAGGTATAGCTTTTGGGAAGAATATACGATACAAAACGTCCGCCTTTCGCCCGAAAAGAGGTTCCCCCTCTGACTTGAAGGCTTTGGATCGGGTGTACATAATCAACGAGAACGTTGCGCTTAATACGAAGGTCAAAATGCCGATTACGGAAGCAAGGTTATAGTCCGCTTTCTCAGTCGTCAATTGGGGAAGTTTAGGTTAGGGACATCTGCGGTAATCGAAAAGGAACACGTTAGAAATAACCCAAGGAACTAAGTGGTATGTTCTCACTTAGCTCCTTGGGTTTTGTTGTCTACTTCTGCTTGCTTGAGCAAATTGTGAACAAGGAAAAGCCACCCGACCTCCAAGTCATTTGGTTATGTTGGTTTCTGTTATAGTACCAAGAAGTCGCGTAAAATAAGGATTATCGCTTGCTCGCTTGTTCTGTTACCGCTCTTTGTAATTCGTTGTCATATCTTTCCAGGCCTCTCACCACCGTGGTATAATAGCTAAAGCAATAGAAGGATTGCAAGGGCGGTCGGCGCATCTTCCGGAAGGGAGGTGATGCCTGTGGAGGTTAAGGACGCTTTGACGCTCATGATCGGTTTCGGTGCGCTGATGATAGCGCTATTGACGCTGGTCGTGGCCATCGTCGTAGCGGTTAGCCGTAACACAAAGAAATAGGCCGCCCTTGACCGGGGATCCGACCTATTTCATGTGGGTAGTACCTGATTAAAGCTGACCGCCTTTCAAGCGGCTATTGCTCGGAGAGTCGTGTTGACGCACGGCTCTCTTTGCATTGTGCACTGTTTCTGCATTTATTATAACACGTATTATTAGTTTTGAACCATGAAACGGTTGCTTCTTCAATGATTGTTATACACTCCAACAAGAATATATTGAAGGGAATCCGATAGAATTGCATGGGGGGCTGTTTCTACTGTAAATGTCCCTCCCGCCTCCGTCGTTCCGGATTGCTTAGGGATGTCAATCTGATTGAAATTAGAATCTTGTATATAAAAGTGCAGGTACAGCTGGTGGTACAAAACAGCCGATTTCCCTTCATTTATTGCAGTCAATCGGACATTTGCTACATTAATGCCAGATGAATTCGTGTGTGTAGTAACAGAAACTTTAAGAGGTCTGACCCAGCCCGTATCGATGTGGAATGAAGTTGTGATCATACTCAAAGGAACGAACATACTTCCTTTATACAGAGTGGGAACTGTATCCATCTCGGATGAAAGGCTAACGGCCGCCGGATGGCTCCAGATATGGAGAAGCTCGAGCAATTATCAGCGAAGTATGGAATGGAACTGCCTGAGCTTTCGATGTTGATTCATAGCTTTAATGATCAGGTACGTCCGGTATTCTGGGAGGATTCTTCCGAGTTGACCGGAGTGCTGTCCATCATGAAGAAGACAGTCTCCGGCGATTGCGAGTATATATTGACTCATGCCATGCAGTATGAAGATCACAGTAGAGTGGCATTGGAAATCCGGTATTTGCCGGAATCCCGGCAGGACGTAATGTTAAGGCCGCAGCTTACGCTTGCCGTAATTGGCGAAGGGCAGTATACCGTCAACCCGCAAGGCGGGAGGGGAGGCGGCGGACGGTCGAAGGTTGAGTTCATGGTTATTCCGCGGCTGCCTGACAGTCTGGAAAATATTGAGTTTTCGCTGGTGCCGCATGCCATGCATATGGAACATACCTCCAAGGAAATCAAGCTGGATAAGCAGGTGGACTTCTGAGCTGTCCCGGACACCAACTGGTACACGTGAGTGGAAGCGAAGGTTCGTTGGAAAAGGTCAAGGAATCAGGTGATTCTATCTAGTACCTTGACCAAATCAGATTTAGCATTTACGATCTCCCAATAAGAAGAATTTGGGAGGTTCTAAAAATGAACAAAAAATACGAGGTTAGACTTCAAGCGCCGGAACGTGAACACATTGAACAACTTCTTCACGGTGAAGCTACATCCAAGGGTATACGAAATCGTTGTTTGGTACTTCTTCTGGCAGACGAATGCCAGGGAGCAATTCCCAAACAATCGGAAATCGCTCAACGTGTAGGCGTTAGCGAAGCGACCGTGCAAAAGACAATCAAGGAATATTGTAGTTACGGGATTCAAGAAACACTGCATTACCGCGAGCGTGCCGAGCCAGCACGTCCCTCACCAATCACGGGTGAGGTCGAGGCGCGAATCATTGCACTGGCCTGTTCCGAGCCACCTGAAGGTTATGCGCGCTGGACGGTCCGCCTACTGACTCGTCGCGTGATCGAACTGAACATCTTGGAAGCTGTAGGTCGAGAGACGATTCGAATGACGTTAAAAAAACGAAACTTAAGCCTCATTTAAAGAAACAATGGTGCATTCCGGCCAAATCCAGCAGTGAATTTGTCGCGCGGATGGAAGACATTTTGGAGACCTATGCGCTTCCTTTTGACTCCGAAATCCCACTGATCTGCATGGATGAACAGCCTATTCAGTTACTCGCGGATACCCGTCCACCCGTGCCGATGAAGTCCGGGAAGGTACGTCGAGAGGATTACGAGTATGAGCGAAAAGGCACATGCTGCTTGTTTTTATTTACCGAACCGTTGGCCGGATGGCGCCATGTCCGTGTGAGTGAACGACGGACCAAATCCGATTGGGCTGAGCAAGTCCGCGAGCTTCTTGAAGTGCATTACCCCAAGGCAAAGCGCATTCGGTTGGTCATGGATAATCTGAATACACATACAATATCGTCGCTGTATGAAACATTCCCGCCAGAGATTGCACTGTCTTTAGCCAAGCGCCTTGAAATCCACTACACACCCAAGCATGGGAGCTGGTTGAACATTGCTGAAATCGAATTGAGCGCTCTGACGAGTCAATGCCTTCATCGCCGAATCGGCTCAATGGAACAATTGCAGCGAGAAACAACCGCTTGGAATCTAGATCGTAATCAAGCCCAGAAGTCTGTTCAATGGCATTTCACTACCGAGCAAGCCAGAGGAAAATTAAAACATCTGTACCCCGAGATTTGATTCGGTCAAGGTACTAGTATGGAATACAATTACAAACGTCCGAGGTTCGGGCGTTTTTTGCTTTTATTCACGGCGATCGTTGAAGATGATGAAGAATTCGAGATTAGGGGCGAGAACAATTATAACTAAAGTGTCCCAACAAAGTAAAAAGCGATCTTGATATGATTACTGGGTAAGGTCATGTGAAAAGGGAGGGTTTGAGTGATGCTCAACGTATTTGATGTTGCCAGTACGCTAGTCAATCATATAAAGATTAATTACAGGGAAGACATCGCAATTATTGCTTATTACGGGTCGTATGCTCAAGGGTCGGCTTCAGAGCGTTCTGATTTGGACTTCTTTTTTATTCCCGCGAGTTCCAACGGTTACCATGCCAGCATCCAGTTTATTATCGACGATATAAGCTTTGACTTTTGGCCTATCAGTTGGGAGCGCGCGGAAAGAATGGCCTCGTTTGAAGAATCGTTTACCACGATCATCGCCGACTGCAAGATTCTGTATATCCGTTCAGACGAAGATCGAGAACGCTTCATGAAGCTGCGTGACACAATCTCTACTTTACAGGAGCCGGAGAACGGACAAAAACTGCTAGAGAAATCAGAGGCGGAGCTTCACGATGTTTATATGAGTTTGTACAGAATGATCCGCGCTGGCGAGTCGGACTCGATTATTTATTACCGGTCAGAAGCACAAAAGGTTTATACAAAAGTGCTGCAGAGTCTCGCGCTGCTGAATCAATCGTACTTCACTAAAGGATTTGGAAAAAATAAGGAGGAGATTTTACAATACCCGTTAAAGCCTGCTCGGTTGGAGTTCTATATGAACACGATTATGCGAAGCGTCGAGACGAATGACATTTTGCAGGCTTGTGAGCAGCTGACAGCAGATACTCTTGAATTGATATTGGGGGAAAAAGAAAAATACACAAGTGCTCCGTCTTACCCGGATCGACTGAAAGGTTTTTTCGAAGAGGTAAAAGGGCTTTTGGACAAAATCATTACGGCTTGTGAAAAGAAAGACCTGGATACGGCTTTGTTCTATGCGATCCATGTGCAGGGTGAAATCGCCGTTTTTATATATTTTGCCGAAACCGGACAGTGGCCTAGCCCATTAATGACCTACTCCACTTATCAGGATGCATACATACAAGCGGGGTTCCCGGACCTTGCTGCCCTTCTCAATTCCCATGATTTATTACCGCTTAAAGAAGGCGTACAGCGACTGAGTTCTCAATTAGAAAGCCATCTGCGAGCTAAAGGAGTGGAAATCAACCGATTTACGGACCTTGAGCAATTCGAAGCGTTTCTTAAGAAAGCGCATGAAATCGGTTGAGTGCGCTAAGCGGGGGTATATTTGCGATAGGAAAACAGCGGCAGTCCAGGGCTTTATTTTCCGGTCCGGGACTGCCGGCTGTTTTATATGTTCGCACCTGATGGAAAAAGCTCTCTGACGCTCTCCTTCAGCGACGCCGCCGGCCGGCAGAGCAGCCTCTCCAGATCGCCGGACGTTGAGGTAGTGTCGATCTTGCTCAGGAAGCCATAGACCCAGTTCAGGATTTCCGGATTTCGCGTTAGCGAGACCGGTCTGCCCGACAGCTCAGAGAGCACTTCGGCCAGATCTTCGAAGCTCCAGGTGGAGGCTGAGGCAAGCTCGTAGGTCCGGTTCTGATGATCTTCGCCTGCGAGCACGGCTGCTGCCGCATCGGCCAGGTCACGGCGGGTCACGGAGTTGAACGACCAGTCTCCCGGAAGTACGGCCAGCTCGCCGGTCTCAATCGCTTCCTTAACGCCCAGGCTT includes these proteins:
- a CDS encoding TetR/AcrR family transcriptional regulator → MAKGEESAASGDKATKQQILDATIALIREEGIANLTMRRIAAKAGSNLALVNYHYHSKDNLLEEATRMLISGFDDAFGALEDESLPPRERLLRFFKAYVGYLRQYPGLAKQMVDQSGNILRSIHKYSQYSKTIKRKKMLETLSGISGVTDEKRLQLMMVQLQGAVLIPIVMYPCGRDEEAEVESPFQNLPSVDEQIENLFDHYFYRYDRGASQHQ
- a CDS encoding DHA2 family efflux MFS transporter permease subunit; translation: MKPTVQGAAAAEESFSLKAIIPPLLAIIVGMIMVILDSTVVNVAIPALVDYFDTSLKTVQWTITGYTLALSAVIPLAGWMSDRFGARRVFLGTIIMFVIGSVLCSVSQSSTQLIVFRIIQGLGGGMVAPIGMAMVFRLAPPERRGSIMGMLGIPMLLAPALGPVLSGWLIEYASWHWIFLINLPIGILAVVLGFKYLPITERHETPHLDLLGMILAPIAFAMLAYGVNEGGTDGWSTTAAITGLVVGGVALLLFIVVELMQKNPLLELRVFGSSHFTRGILLAWITQAALFGSMLFVPLYLQQVRSYTPLETGLILLPQALASGIGMPLGGRLFDKIGARPLAFVGLIIISGGLFLLSGITVDTSLPHIMLCLGMMGLGMGLTMMPVNTHVLNSAPRHLVGRVTPLTTAAQQVVVSFAVAGMTGYLTSRITAHMAEAGKGGNPLAAASQGFDDVFFFTACIAVAGVLFSLFLRKPASDGGNSGKKAAPAPEAASMIGH
- a CDS encoding helix-turn-helix transcriptional regulator → MSLAKEPERGEMGSLGELYRAPTLGSLLEMGQWEAAEDKADAIFRELKEHWRDSQEHILETYLNIASSIVSLIHRTKKWLADTLPEDFYALAQGRPAGSDVEELRSWTERVIAAYRRSVSMVEKDSRSSIIRKVQEYIALNPGTVSLQSISAHVFLNPSYLSKVYKLETGEGISEYILQVRMEIAKELLAESPNKIYEISVQLSYQKPSYFIQLFKKHYGMTPQEYRNMLDS
- a CDS encoding nitroreductase family protein, with the translated sequence MSDSQSSQKLEGQLFDDVVKGRRSVRNYDPHSKVSREVLTEILQQAALAPSAANLQPWRFLVIDSPELKQKLLPIAFNQQQVVEASAVIAVLGDLESVSMAGKIYGQAVEAGYMSEDTAKSFTERYTAMYSNMSSQDIRQIVINDCGMASMQFMLAARAKGYDTVPMGGYDKAGFVEAFHIPDRYIPVILIAFGKAANPGHPTVRLQIEEIVFFNEILKS
- a CDS encoding helix-turn-helix transcriptional regulator, with amino-acid sequence MEFAEKLQSYRKQRGMSQENLAEVVGVSRQAVSKWESGQSYPEMDTSGQGCAGQLRWRWDRARGQTHDRAYTGPICYGFEVSVSL
- a CDS encoding putative holin-like toxin, whose translation is MEVYQALSLIFMFGMFIIALLNYLKKK
- a CDS encoding fructose bisphosphate aldolase encodes the protein MDKEQLERVRNGKGFIAALDQSGGSTPKALLQYGIQEDRYHNDEEMFELVHEMRTRIIKSPAFDSKYILGAILFENTMDRTIDGMLTADYLWKVKNIVPFLKVDKGLAEPGNGVQLMKPMPDLDGLLRRAVDRHIFGTKMRSVIKEPNPEGIREVVQQQFELGKKIFAAGLVPIIEPEVDIHSANRAESERLLKKEIAAQLASLPSNVIVMLKLSIPSEDDFYHDLIDDPHVARVVALSGGYSQSEANDRLARNRGLIASFSRALSQDLTDQQSNEEFDAKLSASIQAIYKASIEKIAATI
- a CDS encoding putative holin-like toxin, giving the protein MEVKDALTLMIGFGALMIALLTLVVAIVVAVSRNTKK
- a CDS encoding helix-turn-helix domain-containing protein → MNKKYEVRLQAPEREHIEQLLHGEATSKGIRNRCLVLLLADECQGAIPKQSEIAQRVGVSEATVQKTIKEYCSYGIQETLHYRERAEPARPSPITGEVEARIIALACSEPPEGYARWTVRLLTRRVIELNILEAVGRETIRMTLKKRNLSLI
- a CDS encoding IS630 family transposase, with the protein product MPAKSSSEFVARMEDILETYALPFDSEIPLICMDEQPIQLLADTRPPVPMKSGKVRREDYEYERKGTCCLFLFTEPLAGWRHVRVSERRTKSDWAEQVRELLEVHYPKAKRIRLVMDNLNTHTISSLYETFPPEIALSLAKRLEIHYTPKHGSWLNIAEIELSALTSQCLHRRIGSMEQLQRETTAWNLDRNQAQKSVQWHFTTEQARGKLKHLYPEI